In Candidatus Saccharimonadales bacterium, a single window of DNA contains:
- a CDS encoding DUF2200 domain-containing protein, which translates to MKKERLYATSFSSVYPYYLAKVEKKGHTKAELDEIIRWLTGYSQKEFEAQLAKQVDFDTFYSKAPKPNPARSLIKGVICGVRVEEIEDPLMQEIRYLDKLIDELAKGKAMEKILRSADS; encoded by the coding sequence ATGAAAAAAGAACGACTCTATGCCACCAGCTTTTCCAGCGTCTACCCCTACTACTTAGCGAAAGTGGAGAAAAAAGGCCACACCAAGGCTGAACTAGATGAAATTATTCGCTGGTTAACTGGGTATAGTCAAAAGGAATTTGAAGCTCAGCTTGCCAAGCAAGTGGACTTTGACACTTTTTATTCAAAAGCTCCTAAACCGAATCCTGCGCGCTCGTTAATAAAGGGCGTAATATGCGGCGTCCGGGTCGAAGAAATTGAAGATCCCCTTATGCAGGAAATTCGCTATCTAGATAAATTGATCGACGAGTTGGCTAAAGGGAAGGCGATGGAGAAGATTTTACGGAGTGCTGACAGTTAG
- a CDS encoding cupin domain-containing protein yields MKLEKKSFEAPDEKHPSGRGVVDAINLGGITTRRLTFQPGWRWSEDVKPEAKTNSCQYAHLTIHVSGQIAVHLDDGTEMKFGPGDVGLIPPGHDAWVIGNEPAVIIEQTPTEN; encoded by the coding sequence ATGAAATTAGAAAAGAAGAGCTTTGAAGCACCGGACGAAAAACATCCTTCTGGCAGGGGTGTGGTTGACGCTATTAATCTGGGCGGCATAACCACCAGACGATTAACTTTCCAACCGGGTTGGCGCTGGTCGGAAGATGTTAAGCCAGAGGCTAAAACCAATAGCTGCCAATATGCCCACTTGACGATTCACGTATCAGGACAAATCGCTGTGCATTTAGATGATGGAACCGAAATGAAATTTGGCCCGGGGGATGTCGGTTTAATACCACCTGGTCATGACGCTTGGGTGATTGGCAACGAACCGGCAGTGATTATTGAACAAACTCCAACCGAAAATTAG